A genomic region of Deltaproteobacteria bacterium contains the following coding sequences:
- a CDS encoding acyl-CoA dehydrogenase gives MAQTFISMRNLKFMLYEMFDVESLIQYPFFADHSREVFDMVLETGMRMGRDILYPVFSDMDKEQPEYTGTTVRVHPVVETVMKACGDGGWIGAHTSYELGGQQIPNSIMTAFRGIFSAANYSACVYPFLTAGAAHLITSFGSQELIDTYVPNMFAGRWQGTMALTEPQAGSSLTDVSTTAYPTDQGYYKLKGQKIFISCADYDCVENVVNLMLAKIEGAPLGIKGISLFVVPKKRLNEEGGLEDNDITCTGIYHKLGYRGAPITQLSLGENDDCRGLLVGEPHKGIRYMFQMMNEARIDVGMGAAAIASAAYYAALEYTKERPQGRKITSKDPAEPQVPIVEHADVKRMLLFQKAIVEGAFSLIFQCARYTDLLTVLDDGEEKQRCELLLEILTPIAKTYPSEMGILSCSQGLQCLGGYGYCDEFPLEQYYRDVRIHPIHEGTTGIQGMDLLGRKVVMKNGRAFMFYLEEVQKTIAQAREKDQLAPYADRLAEALEKLKEITQVLTTLAIGGEIELFLADATLYLEFFGIIAIAWQWLLQAVTVHNALKSSPIEADIDFYHGKLFAFRYFFEYELPKIDGLARRLKNSGDGLTVQMKPEYFL, from the coding sequence ATGGCGCAGACCTTTATCAGTATGAGGAACCTGAAATTCATGCTTTATGAAATGTTCGATGTTGAGTCCCTCATTCAATATCCATTCTTCGCGGATCACAGCCGTGAAGTTTTCGACATGGTCCTCGAAACGGGAATGCGGATGGGCAGGGACATCCTGTATCCCGTGTTTTCCGACATGGACAAGGAACAGCCGGAGTACACGGGGACGACGGTGCGGGTGCATCCTGTCGTGGAAACGGTCATGAAGGCCTGCGGCGATGGGGGCTGGATCGGTGCCCATACGTCCTACGAACTGGGCGGCCAGCAGATACCGAACAGCATCATGACAGCCTTCCGGGGTATTTTCTCGGCGGCGAACTATTCCGCCTGCGTCTATCCCTTTCTTACCGCCGGTGCGGCCCACCTGATCACGTCCTTCGGTTCGCAGGAGCTCATCGATACCTATGTTCCGAACATGTTTGCCGGGCGGTGGCAGGGGACCATGGCGCTGACTGAACCCCAGGCCGGTTCATCGCTGACCGACGTCAGCACCACGGCCTATCCCACCGATCAGGGATATTACAAACTGAAGGGACAGAAGATCTTCATATCCTGTGCCGATTATGACTGCGTCGAGAACGTGGTGAACCTCATGCTCGCTAAGATCGAAGGCGCCCCCCTGGGGATCAAAGGGATCTCCCTTTTCGTGGTACCCAAGAAGCGCCTGAACGAGGAAGGCGGGCTTGAGGACAATGACATTACCTGCACCGGCATTTACCACAAGCTCGGTTACCGCGGCGCGCCCATCACGCAGCTCAGTCTCGGAGAGAACGACGACTGTCGCGGCTTGCTCGTGGGAGAGCCTCACAAGGGGATCCGGTACATGTTCCAGATGATGAACGAAGCCAGGATCGATGTCGGCATGGGAGCGGCCGCCATTGCCTCGGCGGCCTACTATGCCGCCCTTGAATACACGAAGGAACGTCCCCAGGGGAGAAAGATCACCTCGAAAGACCCTGCCGAACCGCAGGTTCCCATCGTGGAGCACGCCGACGTGAAGCGCATGCTCCTTTTTCAGAAGGCGATCGTTGAAGGGGCCTTTTCATTGATATTCCAGTGCGCCCGGTATACCGACCTGCTCACGGTCCTTGACGACGGTGAGGAAAAGCAGCGATGTGAGCTGCTGCTTGAGATCCTGACACCCATCGCCAAGACCTATCCCTCCGAGATGGGCATCCTGTCCTGCAGCCAGGGGCTTCAGTGCCTGGGCGGCTACGGATACTGCGATGAATTTCCCCTGGAGCAATATTACCGGGACGTGCGGATCCATCCGATCCATGAGGGAACAACGGGTATTCAGGGAATGGACCTGCTGGGCAGAAAAGTAGTGATGAAGAATGGCCGGGCCTTCATGTTCTATCTGGAAGAAGTTCAAAAAACGATAGCCCAGGCCAGGGAAAAAGATCAGCTTGCGCCATACGCCGACCGGCTTGCCGAGGCACTGGAAAAACTGAAGGAGATCACGCAGGTACTGACGACCCTTGCAATCGGCGGCGAGATAGAACTGTTCCTGGCCGATGCGACCCTGTATCTCGAGTTCTTCGGCATTATCGCCATCGCCTGGCAGTGGCTCCTGCAGGCCGTCACAGTCCACAACGCGCTGAAAAGTTCTCCCATTGAAGCGGATATCGATTTTTACCACGGCAAACTTTTCGCCTTCCGGTATTTCTTCGAGTATGAACTGCCCAAGATCGACGGCCTCGCCCGGCGGCTGAAGAACAGCGGCGACGGCCTGACGGTGCAGATGAAGCCGGAGTATTTTTTGTGA
- a CDS encoding aldo/keto reductase encodes MIQRITLGKTGLDINRFGFGGIPIQRVDERQAVETVAHAIRKGVDFIDTSRAYTTSERRIGIALAETGKDVVLATKSMEKSADGIRRDIEKSLQELRRNEIDLYQCHFVRDTEAYRQVTGKGGALEGLLKAREEGMIGHIGITSHSLDLLERVIDDGLFETIMVCYSFLEPKAEESVIPRALAKNMGVIAMKSFSGGAIENPRLAICYALAIPGTAIIPGVESIELFDANWNVYLGDLTLDDADQRDIEAFRNEYGKQFCRRCDYCQPCPEGIAIQFVLGVRSMVKRMGTSILETGWQKAVLEQAENCTECGECMERCPYELPIPELIKSNLEWARKVTRGNP; translated from the coding sequence ATGATCCAGAGGATCACATTGGGGAAAACCGGCCTCGATATAAACCGCTTCGGATTCGGAGGTATTCCGATCCAGCGTGTCGATGAGAGGCAGGCGGTTGAAACGGTGGCCCACGCGATCAGAAAGGGAGTTGATTTCATTGACACCTCGCGCGCTTACACGACGAGCGAGCGACGCATCGGTATTGCACTGGCGGAAACGGGAAAAGACGTCGTCCTGGCGACGAAATCCATGGAAAAGTCGGCCGACGGGATCCGGCGGGACATTGAAAAAAGTCTTCAGGAACTGCGAAGGAACGAGATAGATCTCTACCAGTGCCATTTCGTCAGGGACACTGAAGCCTATCGCCAGGTCACGGGAAAGGGCGGGGCGCTGGAAGGGCTCCTGAAGGCCCGTGAAGAGGGCATGATCGGGCATATCGGTATCACCAGTCACAGTCTTGACCTCCTGGAGCGGGTTATTGATGATGGCCTCTTTGAGACGATCATGGTCTGTTACAGTTTTCTCGAGCCAAAAGCGGAGGAATCCGTGATCCCCCGGGCGCTGGCGAAGAACATGGGTGTTATCGCCATGAAATCCTTTTCCGGCGGAGCCATTGAAAACCCGCGGCTTGCAATCTGTTACGCCCTGGCCATTCCCGGGACCGCCATCATTCCCGGTGTCGAAAGCATTGAATTGTTCGATGCGAACTGGAACGTCTATCTCGGCGACCTGACCCTCGATGATGCCGACCAGCGGGACATCGAGGCCTTCAGAAATGAATACGGAAAACAGTTCTGCCGGCGTTGTGACTACTGCCAGCCCTGCCCCGAAGGGATTGCCATCCAGTTTGTCCTTGGTGTCCGTTCCATGGTCAAACGGATGGGAACATCCATTCTTGAGACCGGCTGGCAGAAGGCAGTTCTCGAACAGGCAGAAAACTGCACGGAATGCGGCGAATGCATGGAGCGATGCCCCTATGAGCTGCCCATCCCGGAACTGATCAAGAGTAATCTCGAATGGGCGAGGAAGGTCACGAGGGGGAATCCATGA
- a CDS encoding SDR family oxidoreductase: protein MFDLTGKVALITGGNSGIGLGMAHALAAAGADVCIWGRSEEKNREAEEELRRHGRRVLALTCDVSDEGRVEECFARTVVTLGKVDSCFANAGVGQRGTPFHTTTAAEWREIVGINLEGAFFTFRSAINHMIDREIRGSLVATSSLASVSGQPRGEHYAATKAGLLAMVRSIAVEYARYGIRANCIIPGWIETGMTKDILDLEIIQKAVLKRIPQRRWGVPEDFGAIAVYFASDASAYHTGDTVTIDGGYIRF from the coding sequence ATGTTCGATCTTACGGGAAAAGTAGCGTTGATCACCGGGGGAAACAGCGGGATCGGGCTCGGCATGGCCCATGCCCTGGCGGCGGCCGGAGCCGATGTCTGCATCTGGGGTCGTTCTGAGGAAAAGAACCGGGAAGCGGAGGAAGAACTCCGCAGGCACGGTCGCCGGGTCCTGGCCCTGACCTGCGACGTGTCCGATGAAGGGCGGGTTGAGGAATGTTTCGCCCGGACCGTCGTAACACTGGGAAAGGTAGATTCCTGTTTTGCCAACGCGGGCGTCGGCCAGAGGGGGACCCCCTTTCACACAACGACGGCCGCCGAGTGGCGGGAGATCGTCGGCATCAATCTGGAGGGGGCGTTCTTTACCTTCAGGTCGGCGATCAATCACATGATCGACCGGGAGATCAGGGGCTCACTGGTCGCGACCAGCAGCCTCGCCTCCGTCTCGGGACAGCCGCGGGGTGAACATTATGCGGCGACGAAAGCGGGCCTCCTGGCCATGGTCCGTTCCATCGCCGTCGAATACGCCAGATACGGAATACGCGCCAACTGCATCATCCCGGGGTGGATAGAAACGGGAATGACAAAGGACATCCTCGACCTGGAGATCATACAGAAGGCGGTCCTGAAACGCATCCCCCAGCGCCGGTGGGGCGTCCCCGAAGACTTCGGCGCCATCGCCGTATATTTCGCCAGCGATGCCAGCGCCTACCACACGGGAGACACCGTCACCATCGACGGTGGATATATCAGATTCTGA